A stretch of the Corylus avellana chromosome ca6, CavTom2PMs-1.0 genome encodes the following:
- the LOC132185486 gene encoding senescence-associated carboxylesterase 101-like: MQISTKPFIITGHSLGGSVAYLFTLWLLDKINLATTKRPLCITFGSPLIGDDGLQEAILQYSTWNSCFLHVVLDRDPVPRVLISPPNPSAPELASPTKEYKPFGTFLLCSELGCACLENPESVLKLLMATGPGNQYPNQVNLEFFEYKNIVEQLHGNVMCKDSTTKLHDEWIAQPLQAGIITQLEAIGLGRPQQQSNIDMNTLIRNTERQERKWLMRRREVYDSTVLNEMKAYMTQLEWYKKCCEDEGIGYYDRFKNALDSSDIKAQAFKKPLTCYWMDMVDEAEKKPQRNGASFTTRWLYAGTNYRRLIEPLDIAEYYRDGKTDYMAKGRSKHYTQLEKWLSEDVKPAASRPNNSKKQKLADGLTEDSCFWAYVEEARISCNVLLSNGESSNDMDKHKRSLIVFEAYVLGMLKNYAVSPEIFFKQSSFMKWWKDYLEIIRKGIMGTSYTSPFTHFMQNGQFRHYAPGSCL; the protein is encoded by the exons atgcagaTTTCCACGAAGCCATTCATTATCACTGGACACTCTCTGGGAGGATCTGTTGCCTATCTCTTCACCTTATGGCTGctggacaaaatcaatttagCAACCACCAAACGCCCACTTTGCATCACTTTTGGTTCACCCCTTATTGGTGATGATGGCTTGCAAGAAGCCATATTACAATACTCAACATGGAACTCTTGCTTTTTGCATGTGGTTTTGGATCGAGATCCAGTCCCAAGAGTCTTAATTTCACCCCCCAATCCTAGTGCTCCTGAATTGGCTTCTCCAACCAAGGAATACAAGCCTTTTGGCACATTTCTCCTGTGTTCCGAACTGGGTTGCGCTTGTCTTGAAAACCCTGAATCTGTTTTGAAGTTGTTGATGGCAACGGGTCCTGGAAATCAATATCCTAATCAAGTTAATTTGGAGTTCTTTGAGTATAAAAATATAGTCGAACAACTCCACGGTAATGTAATGTGCAAGGATAGTACTACAAAACTCCACGATGAATGGATTGCACAACCATTACAGGCAGGCATTATTACACAACTAGAAGCAATCGGACTGGGGCGACCGCAG CAGCAGAGCAATATTGACATGAACACGCTAATTAGAAACACAGAGAGACAGGAGAGGAAATGGTTAATGAGGAGGAGGGAAGTTTATGATTCCACCGTGTTAAATGAGATGAAAGCATACATGACCCAACTGGAATGGTACAAGAAGTGTTGTGAGGACGAGGGAATTGGATACTATGACAGGTTCAAGAATGCATTAGATAGCAGTGACATTAAAGCACAAGCGTTCAAGAAACCCCTCACATGTTACTGGATGGACATGGTTGATGAAGCCGAGAAAAAGCCCCAGAGGAATGGCGCCTCCTTTACCACCCGCTGGCTCTATGCAGGAACAAACTACCGAAGGTTGATTGAACCGCTGGACATAGCTGAATACTACCGTGACGGCAAAACAGACTACATGGCTAAAGGAAGGTCTAAACATTACACCCAATTGGAGAAATGGCTCAGTGAAGATGTGAAACCTGCAGCAAGCCGTCCAAATAATTCCAAGAAACAAAAACTGGCGGATGGCCTGACTGAGGATTCTTGCTTTTGGGCATATGTTGAGGAGGCTCGCATTTCATGCAATGTGCTGCTGAGCAATGGAGAGTCGTCGAATGATATGGATAAACATAAACGGAGCCTGATTGTGTTTGAAGCCTATGTATTGGGTATGCTCAAGAATTATGCAGTATCCCCTGAGATATTCTTCAAGCAGAGCAGCTTCATGAAATGGTGGAAAGACTACTTGGAAATTATCCGAAAAGGTATCATGGGAACTTCTTATACTTCTCCATTCACTCACTTCATGCAAAATGGCCAGTTCCGCCACTATGCTCCTGGCAGCTGCCTGTAG
- the LOC132185046 gene encoding uncharacterized protein LOC132185046 isoform X2, producing MLVTRKSFIFNGPTSYPFVRRNGRNFGISMAKKKDLSDNSRAQQETIFPLKISAPILARSVVAVLGLGFIDAGGDWSRIGVISKETEDLLKLAAFAVVPLCIFLIFSFTRESEA from the exons ATGCTGGTCACAAGAAAGAGCTTTATCTTCAACGGCCCGACTTCTTATCCGTTTGTGAGGAGAAATGGCAGAAATTTTGGAATCTCAATGGCTAAGAAGAAAGATTTGTCTGATAATTCCAGAGCCCAGCAAGAAACCATTTTCCCATTGAAAATCTCCGCCCCAATTCTTGCTCGCTCTGTTGTGGCCGTGCTTGGGCTGGGATTCATCGATGCTGG TGGAGACTGGTCAAGAATTGGAGTGATATCAAAGGAGACTGAGGACTTGCTAAAGCTTGCAGCTTTTGCAGTTGTTCCTCTGTgtatctttctcattttttctttcaccAGGGAATCAGAagcttga
- the LOC132185046 gene encoding uncharacterized protein LOC132185046 isoform X1 codes for MLVTRKSFIFNGPTSYPFVRRNGRNFGISMAKKKDLSDNSRAQQETIFPLKISAPILARSVVAVLGLGFIDAGYSGDWSRIGVISKETEDLLKLAAFAVVPLCIFLIFSFTRESEA; via the exons ATGCTGGTCACAAGAAAGAGCTTTATCTTCAACGGCCCGACTTCTTATCCGTTTGTGAGGAGAAATGGCAGAAATTTTGGAATCTCAATGGCTAAGAAGAAAGATTTGTCTGATAATTCCAGAGCCCAGCAAGAAACCATTTTCCCATTGAAAATCTCCGCCCCAATTCTTGCTCGCTCTGTTGTGGCCGTGCTTGGGCTGGGATTCATCGATGCTGG GTACAGTGGAGACTGGTCAAGAATTGGAGTGATATCAAAGGAGACTGAGGACTTGCTAAAGCTTGCAGCTTTTGCAGTTGTTCCTCTGTgtatctttctcattttttctttcaccAGGGAATCAGAagcttga